The following coding sequences are from one Fundulus heteroclitus isolate FHET01 unplaced genomic scaffold, MU-UCD_Fhet_4.1 scaffold_338, whole genome shotgun sequence window:
- the plaua gene encoding plasminogen activator, urokinase a isoform X1 codes for MNLLVIFSVLAALSVHVAFSHSCSQSRTVAECRIGKGRSYRGTVSRSSNGHRCRNWKLSSSNKIWGLRGVGNHRYCRNPDESLKPWCYVLKRGKVEREFCDIPKCAKSTANPTTATPRAVDTERTCGERSERRLNKIVGGSFMPIESNPWVAAIYHNKFLCGGSLISPSWVLTAAHCFLDGDQTRLKDLSVVLGKTHIKEKDPDREQRFTVEKLIIHQKYNSSNYNNDIALLKISSTKGQGAFRTASVRTVCLPPLHTQLPVGITCSIAGFGKEAFGSAFYSNRLKQADVTLLASSTCKRDSSYESLLTDNMICAASPDWSTDACKGDSGGPLVCETAGRMFLFGVVSWGDGCASENKPGVYTKVTNYNNWIAKKTGLYEYTKGLMYPQK; via the exons ATGAACCTTTTAGTCATTTTCTCCGTCCTCGCAGCGCTAAGTGTCCACGTG GCGTTTTCTCACAGCTGCTCGCAAAGCAGAACGG TGGCAGAGTGTCGGATCGGAAAAGGCAGGAGCTACAGGGGAACCGTTTCCAGATCTTCAAACGGTCACAGGTGTCGCAACTGGAAATTGTCTTCATCCAACAAAATCTGGGGTCTACGAGGAGTTGGAAACCATAGATACTGCAG GAATCCTGACGAGAGCCTGAAGCCGTGGTGTTATGTTTTGAAACGAGGCAAGGTTGAAAGAGAGTTCTGCGATATTCCCAAAT GTGCTAAATCAACTGCAAACCCAACAACAGCAACTCCTCGTGCTGTAGATACAG agaGGACCTGTGGTGAGCGGTCTGAGCGCAGGCTGAATAAGATCGTGGGAGGCTCTTTCATGCCCATCGAGTCAAACCCATGGGTCGCTGCTATCTATCACAACAAGTTCCTCTGCGGCGGTTCTCTCATCTCACCCAGCTGGGTCCTCACGGCTGCACATTGCTTCTTAGACGG AGACCAAACCCGTCTAAAGGATCTGTCGGTGGTTCTGGGAAAGACTCACATCAAAGAAAAAGATCCTGACAgggagcagagattcacagtgGAGAAACTTATCATCCACCAGAAATACAACAGCTCCAACTACAACAATGACATTG CGCTGCTGAAAATCTCAAGCACAAAAGGACAAGGCGCATTCAGGACAGCCTCAGTTCGGACAGTTTGCCTCCCTCCGCTCCACACTCAGCTTCCTGTTGGAATCACATGCAGCATCGCAGGATTTGGGAAAGAAGCCTTTG GTTCGGCGTTTTACTCCAATCGCCTGAAGCAGGCTGATGTGACGCTGCTCGCCTCAAGCACCTGCAAACGTGATTCTTCCTATGAAAGTTTACTCACTGACAACATGATCTGTGCCGCAAGCCCCGACTGGAGCACAGACGCTTGCAAG GGTGACTCTGGGGGCCCCCTGGTGTGTGAAACGGCGGGTCGAATGTTTCTCTTTGGGGTGGTGAGCTGGGGTGACGGCTGTGCCAGTGAGAACAAGCCAGGTGTTTACACAAAGGTGACCAACTACAACAACTGGATCGCAAAGAAAACCGGGCTCTATGAGTATACAAAAGGCCTGATGTATCCTCAGAAGTGA
- the plaua gene encoding plasminogen activator, urokinase a isoform X2 — protein sequence MNLLVIFSVLAALSVHVAFSHSCSQSRTECRIGKGRSYRGTVSRSSNGHRCRNWKLSSSNKIWGLRGVGNHRYCRNPDESLKPWCYVLKRGKVEREFCDIPKCAKSTANPTTATPRAVDTERTCGERSERRLNKIVGGSFMPIESNPWVAAIYHNKFLCGGSLISPSWVLTAAHCFLDGDQTRLKDLSVVLGKTHIKEKDPDREQRFTVEKLIIHQKYNSSNYNNDIALLKISSTKGQGAFRTASVRTVCLPPLHTQLPVGITCSIAGFGKEAFGSAFYSNRLKQADVTLLASSTCKRDSSYESLLTDNMICAASPDWSTDACKGDSGGPLVCETAGRMFLFGVVSWGDGCASENKPGVYTKVTNYNNWIAKKTGLYEYTKGLMYPQK from the exons ATGAACCTTTTAGTCATTTTCTCCGTCCTCGCAGCGCTAAGTGTCCACGTG GCGTTTTCTCACAGCTGCTCGCAAAGCAGAACGG AGTGTCGGATCGGAAAAGGCAGGAGCTACAGGGGAACCGTTTCCAGATCTTCAAACGGTCACAGGTGTCGCAACTGGAAATTGTCTTCATCCAACAAAATCTGGGGTCTACGAGGAGTTGGAAACCATAGATACTGCAG GAATCCTGACGAGAGCCTGAAGCCGTGGTGTTATGTTTTGAAACGAGGCAAGGTTGAAAGAGAGTTCTGCGATATTCCCAAAT GTGCTAAATCAACTGCAAACCCAACAACAGCAACTCCTCGTGCTGTAGATACAG agaGGACCTGTGGTGAGCGGTCTGAGCGCAGGCTGAATAAGATCGTGGGAGGCTCTTTCATGCCCATCGAGTCAAACCCATGGGTCGCTGCTATCTATCACAACAAGTTCCTCTGCGGCGGTTCTCTCATCTCACCCAGCTGGGTCCTCACGGCTGCACATTGCTTCTTAGACGG AGACCAAACCCGTCTAAAGGATCTGTCGGTGGTTCTGGGAAAGACTCACATCAAAGAAAAAGATCCTGACAgggagcagagattcacagtgGAGAAACTTATCATCCACCAGAAATACAACAGCTCCAACTACAACAATGACATTG CGCTGCTGAAAATCTCAAGCACAAAAGGACAAGGCGCATTCAGGACAGCCTCAGTTCGGACAGTTTGCCTCCCTCCGCTCCACACTCAGCTTCCTGTTGGAATCACATGCAGCATCGCAGGATTTGGGAAAGAAGCCTTTG GTTCGGCGTTTTACTCCAATCGCCTGAAGCAGGCTGATGTGACGCTGCTCGCCTCAAGCACCTGCAAACGTGATTCTTCCTATGAAAGTTTACTCACTGACAACATGATCTGTGCCGCAAGCCCCGACTGGAGCACAGACGCTTGCAAG GGTGACTCTGGGGGCCCCCTGGTGTGTGAAACGGCGGGTCGAATGTTTCTCTTTGGGGTGGTGAGCTGGGGTGACGGCTGTGCCAGTGAGAACAAGCCAGGTGTTTACACAAAGGTGACCAACTACAACAACTGGATCGCAAAGAAAACCGGGCTCTATGAGTATACAAAAGGCCTGATGTATCCTCAGAAGTGA